A genomic region of Bacillota bacterium contains the following coding sequences:
- a CDS encoding TrkA C-terminal domain-containing protein codes for MPESLQRSRSARYINIAVDIATRIARGEYQEGQRIFGRSSLAGRYNVSPETIRRALAILEERGIVELHPGIGVTVRSPAAAENYLAEYGQRQILSDIQKRLYAYLEERSRLDMEIARLTNELLDYTFKMATRLQRIQEFRVENNSPLAWKSLEDVQFRARTGGTVLAIQRNGKEIVSPEAHAVIQPGDILIVIAPPEAIEHTRELNLTPLTGFSPALTGSPDEN; via the coding sequence GTGCCAGAAAGCCTGCAGCGAAGTCGTTCAGCACGCTACATCAACATCGCCGTAGATATTGCTACAAGGATTGCCAGGGGTGAATATCAAGAGGGGCAGCGGATTTTTGGCCGTTCTTCCCTTGCGGGAAGGTATAATGTATCACCTGAAACAATCCGGCGCGCCCTCGCGATTTTAGAAGAGAGAGGAATCGTGGAACTCCATCCCGGAATCGGAGTAACAGTGCGGTCCCCGGCAGCCGCGGAAAACTACCTGGCAGAATACGGCCAGCGCCAGATCCTGTCAGACATTCAAAAACGCCTTTATGCATATTTAGAAGAGAGAAGCAGATTAGATATGGAAATTGCACGCCTTACGAACGAACTACTGGATTATACCTTTAAAATGGCAACACGCCTCCAGCGGATTCAGGAGTTTCGGGTAGAAAACAACTCTCCTCTGGCATGGAAAAGTCTAGAAGACGTCCAGTTTCGCGCCCGTACGGGGGGAACGGTACTTGCAATCCAGCGCAACGGGAAGGAAATCGTTTCACCTGAAGCCCATGCAGTCATCCAGCCCGGGGATATTCTCATTGTCATTGCGCCCCCGGAGGCAATTGAACACACCAGAGAACTAAATCTTACCCCGCTCACGGGATTCTCTCCAGCACTAACCGGCTCTCCGGACGAAAATTAA
- a CDS encoding endonuclease MutS2 has product MDRYSLKKLEFHKVKEMLEAACRTPLGIPLVRNLEPFHDSREDILRSQAETSEAVHVLRLVPDLNFDCIHDLAPFLRRAVVGGILEPQELLLCRDTLAAAERIKNELLQFRKSAPCLGERASGLAECKSFQEKVSLCILPGGEIADAASPALARLRRQIGGLETKARSQLEEILTKPEWSKFLQEPIYTVRGDRYVVPVKQEYRNQFPGLIHDQSASGATVFMEPLPLVRLMNELAAIRAAAHQEELRILEELTKLVAVYHDEIQLNLRLLGELDFIFAKGRLSIKLEGREPQFSEGYLLLRGARHPLLRGDVVPLDIRLGKDFDCLVITGPNTGGKTVALKTVGLLVLMAQAGLHIPAAEGTVLPLLRDVFADIGDEQSIEQSLSTFSGHMTNIVRILQGAGKGSLVLLDELGAGTDPEQGAALGMAVLEYLMQKGALTIATSHYSELKVFAYARPRAENACVEFDSKTLQPTFRLSIGVPGESNAFEIARRLGLFSEVVERARSFLRPEQRELSELIRHLREDQVAASTARNEAEQLRFEVERLRNKIKQEEEKVREKEKEILTKAAWEARELVRTARREAEQLIRTLREEQRRLGVQERLKSAQAVRSKLQDLAATIEDQVDEGRFLPQGEVIKDLKPGDPVEIPRFKQQGVVLMGPTPEGEVLVQAGVLKLNLPLTELRRSPKTEKPRNIPGGSPALEQKTAVAPELDFRGLRVEEALEKVDKYLDTAYLAGLASVSLIHGKGTGVLREAIRNYLAKHPFVASYRSGGYYEGGTGVTIVEFK; this is encoded by the coding sequence ATGGACAGGTATTCTCTGAAAAAACTTGAATTCCATAAGGTTAAAGAGATGCTGGAGGCTGCCTGTAGGACACCGTTAGGAATTCCCCTGGTCCGGAATTTAGAACCCTTCCATGACTCTCGCGAGGACATTCTTCGCAGTCAGGCCGAGACTTCGGAAGCTGTTCACGTTCTCCGGTTGGTTCCAGATTTAAATTTCGATTGTATTCATGACCTCGCACCTTTTCTACGGCGCGCTGTGGTGGGGGGGATCCTCGAGCCGCAGGAACTTCTGCTCTGCCGGGATACCCTGGCAGCGGCGGAGAGAATCAAAAACGAACTTCTGCAATTCAGAAAAAGCGCTCCTTGTCTTGGGGAAAGGGCCTCCGGTTTGGCTGAATGTAAATCCTTTCAGGAAAAGGTTAGTCTCTGTATCCTGCCGGGGGGAGAAATTGCCGATGCGGCCTCTCCTGCCCTGGCTCGCCTGCGCCGGCAAATAGGAGGACTGGAGACTAAAGCGCGTAGCCAGCTAGAGGAAATCCTTACCAAGCCGGAGTGGAGCAAGTTTCTTCAGGAACCGATCTACACCGTCCGGGGGGACCGCTACGTGGTTCCCGTGAAGCAGGAATACCGCAACCAGTTTCCGGGACTGATCCACGACCAGTCGGCAAGTGGTGCTACTGTCTTTATGGAGCCTCTCCCGCTCGTCAGGCTGATGAACGAGTTGGCGGCAATCCGGGCCGCAGCCCATCAAGAGGAGCTCCGGATCCTGGAAGAATTGACGAAACTGGTGGCCGTTTATCATGATGAAATTCAACTGAACCTCCGGCTTCTGGGCGAATTGGATTTTATCTTCGCCAAAGGACGCTTAAGTATCAAGCTCGAAGGGCGTGAACCGCAATTTAGTGAGGGTTACCTCCTGTTAAGGGGAGCACGTCATCCGCTGCTGAGGGGAGATGTAGTTCCGCTGGATATCCGTCTGGGAAAGGACTTCGATTGCCTTGTGATTACCGGCCCCAATACGGGAGGCAAAACGGTTGCTTTAAAAACAGTAGGACTTCTCGTCTTAATGGCCCAGGCCGGACTCCACATTCCCGCCGCGGAAGGAACCGTCCTCCCGCTTCTCCGGGACGTTTTTGCCGACATCGGCGATGAACAGAGTATTGAACAATCTCTCAGTACTTTTTCAGGCCACATGACGAATATCGTCAGAATTCTTCAGGGCGCCGGGAAAGGAAGCCTGGTTCTTCTGGACGAGTTGGGAGCAGGAACCGATCCCGAGCAGGGTGCCGCTCTGGGAATGGCGGTCCTGGAATACCTGATGCAAAAAGGCGCCTTAACCATTGCTACCAGTCATTACAGCGAACTCAAGGTTTTTGCGTACGCGAGGCCGCGGGCGGAAAATGCCTGCGTTGAGTTTGACAGCAAGACCCTGCAGCCTACCTTCCGGCTCTCAATCGGGGTTCCGGGCGAAAGTAATGCCTTCGAAATTGCACGGCGTTTGGGACTGTTTTCAGAAGTTGTCGAGCGCGCCAGGAGCTTCCTGAGGCCGGAGCAGCGCGAACTTTCCGAGTTGATCCGGCACCTTAGAGAGGATCAGGTTGCTGCTTCAACAGCCCGGAACGAAGCCGAACAACTGCGCTTTGAAGTGGAACGGTTGCGCAATAAGATAAAGCAGGAAGAAGAAAAGGTCCGGGAGAAGGAAAAGGAGATCCTCACAAAAGCGGCCTGGGAGGCGCGGGAACTGGTCCGGACGGCGCGCCGGGAGGCCGAACAGTTAATCCGTACCCTGAGGGAGGAGCAGCGGAGGCTGGGGGTCCAGGAAAGGCTGAAAAGTGCCCAGGCAGTGCGAAGCAAGTTACAAGACCTTGCGGCGACCATTGAAGATCAGGTTGACGAAGGGAGGTTTCTCCCCCAGGGAGAGGTTATTAAGGATTTAAAACCTGGCGATCCCGTGGAAATCCCCCGATTTAAGCAGCAGGGGGTTGTACTCATGGGACCTACGCCTGAGGGGGAGGTGCTGGTTCAGGCCGGCGTTCTCAAGTTGAACCTCCCCTTAACGGAGCTGCGCAGGAGTCCTAAAACAGAAAAACCCCGGAACATTCCCGGGGGATCGCCGGCCCTGGAGCAAAAAACCGCAGTTGCACCTGAACTCGATTTCCGCGGGCTCAGGGTTGAAGAGGCGTTGGAAAAGGTTGACAAGTACCTGGATACGGCTTATTTAGCCGGTCTTGCCAGTGTATCCTTGATCCACGGGAAAGGGACAGGAGTTTTGCGGGAGGCGATTCGCAATTATCTCGCAAAACATCCCTTTGTGGCTTCCTACCGCTCCGGGGGTTACTATGAAGGAGGAACCGGAGTTACCATCGTCGAGTTCAAGTAA
- a CDS encoding penicillin-binding protein 1A: MSSRETQFYQLKKSKKKRLKFSRVALLLLLLAGFSLLSVGCGYFAGAIATLPEWDPAKLAGSESTVIYDKYEQPASKVYAEENRTPVPLAELPPYLPAAFIAVEDDRFYEHFGVDVEAVGRALVANIKGGIGAEGGSTITQQLVKNAFLSSEKTFKRKIQEAILALQVERRYSKEEILEFYLNRIYFGNGAYGVQTASQLYFGKSAKNLTLAESAVLAGIVKSPNNYNPFSNPELAKRRQELVLNLMVKHGKITFSEATNAKSEELKYNKELPASTYSYPYFTDHVINETEEILQEQGLTREASQNLVFRGGLKIYTSLDAQVQQKMEEVFANDSYFPADQKGKQVQGAMVLLDHHTGEIQALVGGRKRGDPQLRSFNRATQAKRQPGSAIKPIVVYAPALEKGYTTALVLDDVPATYGSKTFYNYDDRYRGLIPMRVAVQWSINTYAVNLLHLLGVDYGYEFAKKLGVTSLDPARDRNLSLALGGITYGISPLEMAGAYAAFANQGIYIPPHAVRKIVDRNGNVLYDAHPQQRVVMSEQTAYLITDLLQTVVKAGTGTNARLNRPVAGKTGTTSEDVDAWFMGYTPEFTAAVWMGFDKEEGMERVYGGGPPARIWKTVMEKATASLSVREFRKPSGLVQATVCSKSGLLPNAFCPESHLINELFVQGTVPTQTCNVHVQAEICPDSGQLASPYCPNRISGVFLKRPKPYGKVKPEDAREELPAQVCTMHGIGISPDQKVRVKICTDPRHNGSPYLANQPGLLETGGCPPEFVEEREYPAGEVPQLRCPLPDHQVKKTDLLNLPFIRNQGNQPQQREPNTGQWVPDLEARRRELQDLTNELLKQTGRIRNQRR, encoded by the coding sequence ATGTCGAGCAGAGAAACGCAATTTTACCAATTGAAAAAGAGCAAAAAGAAAAGGTTGAAGTTTTCCCGCGTCGCGCTACTCCTCTTGCTTTTGGCGGGTTTCAGCCTTTTAAGTGTTGGGTGCGGCTACTTCGCCGGGGCCATCGCAACCCTTCCAGAGTGGGATCCTGCGAAACTGGCAGGCAGCGAATCCACCGTTATTTACGATAAATACGAACAGCCCGCCTCTAAAGTATACGCCGAGGAGAACCGGACTCCTGTTCCCCTCGCAGAACTCCCCCCATATCTCCCCGCGGCTTTTATTGCAGTTGAAGATGACCGTTTCTATGAACACTTCGGGGTCGACGTGGAGGCGGTCGGAAGAGCTCTAGTCGCTAATATTAAAGGAGGGATCGGAGCGGAGGGAGGAAGCACAATCACGCAACAGCTCGTCAAAAACGCCTTCCTTAGTTCGGAGAAAACATTTAAACGCAAAATCCAGGAAGCAATCCTCGCCTTACAGGTAGAACGCCGCTACTCGAAAGAAGAAATCCTGGAATTCTATTTAAACCGGATTTATTTCGGAAACGGTGCTTACGGCGTCCAGACCGCCTCCCAGCTTTACTTTGGAAAAAGTGCGAAAAACCTCACTCTTGCGGAGAGCGCCGTGCTGGCGGGTATCGTCAAAAGCCCAAATAATTACAACCCCTTCAGCAACCCTGAACTGGCGAAGCGGCGTCAGGAACTTGTTCTGAACCTCATGGTCAAGCACGGCAAAATCACTTTTTCTGAGGCCACGAACGCGAAAAGTGAAGAGTTGAAATACAACAAAGAGTTACCTGCCAGTACTTACTCCTATCCTTATTTTACCGATCACGTCATTAATGAAACAGAGGAAATCCTCCAGGAGCAGGGCCTTACCAGAGAGGCAAGCCAGAACCTGGTTTTCCGGGGCGGGCTTAAAATTTACACATCCCTGGATGCCCAGGTACAGCAAAAAATGGAAGAGGTTTTTGCAAACGATTCTTACTTCCCTGCAGACCAAAAGGGAAAACAGGTGCAGGGAGCAATGGTGCTTCTCGATCACCACACTGGAGAAATCCAGGCGCTCGTGGGAGGGCGCAAGCGCGGTGACCCGCAGCTTCGCTCCTTTAACCGGGCCACCCAGGCTAAACGCCAACCCGGTTCGGCAATCAAGCCAATAGTGGTTTATGCTCCTGCCCTCGAAAAGGGGTATACAACGGCGCTCGTTCTTGACGACGTGCCGGCAACATACGGCAGTAAAACATTTTATAATTATGATGACAGGTACCGGGGCTTGATCCCGATGCGCGTGGCGGTCCAGTGGTCCATCAACACCTATGCTGTTAATCTTCTCCATCTTCTTGGGGTTGACTACGGGTACGAGTTTGCCAAAAAACTCGGGGTAACAAGTTTGGATCCCGCCCGGGACCGGAACCTTTCTCTTGCCCTGGGAGGAATTACCTACGGAATTTCTCCCCTGGAAATGGCGGGGGCATACGCGGCCTTTGCAAATCAGGGAATTTACATCCCGCCCCACGCCGTTCGAAAAATTGTAGATCGAAACGGAAACGTCCTCTACGATGCCCACCCCCAGCAGCGCGTTGTGATGTCCGAACAAACAGCCTATCTCATCACTGATTTACTGCAGACCGTAGTCAAGGCAGGAACTGGAACAAATGCCCGGTTAAACCGCCCGGTCGCAGGGAAAACGGGAACCACTTCGGAGGATGTAGATGCCTGGTTTATGGGTTACACTCCCGAGTTTACGGCTGCAGTCTGGATGGGATTTGATAAAGAAGAAGGAATGGAGCGTGTTTACGGAGGAGGCCCCCCGGCACGTATCTGGAAGACGGTGATGGAAAAAGCGACCGCCAGTCTGTCGGTTCGGGAATTCCGGAAACCATCCGGTCTTGTGCAGGCTACAGTCTGTAGCAAATCCGGGCTGCTGCCTAATGCCTTTTGTCCCGAAAGCCACCTGATTAACGAGCTGTTTGTGCAGGGGACGGTACCTACCCAAACCTGCAACGTCCACGTTCAGGCAGAAATTTGCCCTGACTCCGGGCAGTTGGCAAGCCCCTACTGTCCAAACCGCATCAGTGGAGTTTTCCTAAAAAGACCAAAACCCTACGGAAAAGTAAAACCGGAAGACGCGCGAGAGGAATTACCTGCCCAGGTCTGTACAATGCACGGCATAGGGATTAGTCCGGATCAAAAGGTCCGGGTCAAGATCTGTACTGACCCGCGGCATAATGGAAGTCCGTATTTAGCGAATCAACCTGGACTACTTGAAACAGGAGGGTGTCCTCCCGAATTTGTAGAGGAGCGGGAATACCCGGCCGGCGAGGTCCCGCAGCTGCGCTGCCCGCTTCCAGATCACCAGGTAAAGAAAACGGACCTTTTAAACCTTCCCTTCATCCGGAACCAGGGTAACCAGCCCCAGCAAAGGGAACCAAATACTGGGCAGTGGGTGCCCGACCTGGAAGCACGGAGGAGAGAATTACAGGACTTAACGAACGAATTACTAAAACAAACAGGCAGGATCCGGAACCAACGGCGATAG